In Desulfobulbus oralis, one DNA window encodes the following:
- the rpmA gene encoding 50S ribosomal protein L27 has translation MAHKKAGGSSRNGRDSAGQRRGVKRFGGQTVSAGTILVRQLGTRIHPGANVGCGRDYTLFAKIDGVVQYETFGQGRKRAAVYPVAE, from the coding sequence ATGGCACACAAGAAGGCAGGTGGCAGTTCGAGGAATGGCCGCGACAGCGCGGGCCAGCGACGCGGCGTCAAGCGCTTTGGCGGGCAGACAGTAAGCGCCGGTACCATCCTGGTACGGCAACTGGGCACCCGTATTCATCCTGGCGCCAATGTGGGCTGCGGTCGGGATTACACGCTTTTTGCCAAAATCGATGGTGTGGTGCAGTATGAAACTTTTGGTCAGGGGCGCAAGCGGGCGGCTGTGTATCCTGTCGCAGAGTAG
- a CDS encoding rubredoxin, whose protein sequence is MQKMECPCGYVYDPAEGDPEHNIPPGTPFSDLPEDWVCPRCGAEKEYFYPAD, encoded by the coding sequence ATGCAGAAAATGGAATGCCCCTGCGGTTACGTGTATGACCCTGCCGAAGGCGATCCCGAACACAACATCCCGCCGGGAACCCCCTTTTCCGATCTGCCGGAGGACTGGGTCTGTCCGCGTTGCGGAGCCGAAAAGGAGTACTTCTATCCGGCCGACTGA
- the rplU gene encoding 50S ribosomal protein L21 — translation MYAIIRTGGKQYQVAAGDRLKVEKLEGEVGSTVELQDVLLVVNGDNVSVGRPLVEGAKVSATIVEQGRQKKIIVFKKKRRKGYQVKRGHRQFYTALNIDTITA, via the coding sequence ATGTATGCGATTATCCGCACCGGCGGCAAACAATATCAGGTGGCAGCCGGCGACCGGCTCAAGGTGGAAAAACTGGAAGGCGAGGTCGGCTCCACGGTTGAACTTCAGGATGTCCTTCTGGTGGTCAACGGCGACAATGTTTCTGTCGGCCGTCCTCTGGTCGAAGGCGCGAAGGTGAGCGCCACCATTGTGGAGCAGGGCCGGCAGAAAAAAATCATTGTCTTCAAGAAAAAGCGCCGTAAGGGCTATCAGGTGAAGCGCGGCCACCGGCAATTCTATACTGCGCTCAATATCGACACCATCACCGCATAG